GCGCGTGGCCAAGAGGACACGCCGCAATACCTTGCACAAAATCGAGATATTCTTTCCCTTCGCTGTCCTTGACCCTGACTCCTTTGCCTTCTACCAACATAATTGGCGTCCGGCCATAAGTGTTGAAAACATATTCATTGTTGGCGGAAATAAAGTCTGATGATTCCTTTGCCATTTTACGTCTCTCTTAGGCGACGAGTTTCACAACTCGTCTGGTGAAAATTGATAAAGGCTGAACCAGGATCCGGTTCAGAATGCGCATGACAAGGCCTAAAGGCCCGGCGCTTTTTCGCGAACAATTTCGGTGCCTATACCCTCATCCGTCAGAAGTTCCAGCAACAGAGCGTGAGGTACCCTGCCATCAATAATGTGGGCTTTCGGCACTCCGCCTCTGATAGCCGATAGACAGCTTTTAATTTTTGGTATCATTCCGCCGGATATACCTTCGGTCTTTATCAACTGTTCCGCCTCTTCTTCTGAAAGGCTTGAAATAAGATTATTCTGCGAATCCAGCACACCCGGCACATCCGTGAGCAACAGTAATTTTTCCGCTTCCAATGCCGCAGCCATAGCCCCGGCGGCCGTGTCCGCGTTTATGTTGTATGGTTTTTCCTGTGGACCTGCGCCTACTGGCGCTATAACGGGAACAAACCCCCGGTCTTCCAGTGAAGCTATCAAATCAGGGTTAATCCTTTCAACCTCTCCTACCAGTCCAAGGTCCTCATCAATACCGGCCAATCTTGCAGGCTTGGCTTTTTTTGCCCGGATGAGCTGACCATCGCGGCCTGATATGCCAACAGCCCGCCCGCCGTATGAATTGATCAGTGAGACTACGTCCTTGTTTACCTTTGCCACCAGGACCATCTCGACAACGTCCATAGTCTCTTCATCAGTGACGCGAAGCCCTTTGACAAACTTGCTCTCTTTACCCAGTTTCTTTAACAGCGCTCCTATTTGAGGGCCTCCACCGTGGACAATGACAGGTTTAACTCCGATGAAACTCAGAAGCGCCACATCCTCCGCAAAATCCCGTTTGAGATCGTTGTTCGTCATAGCGCTGCCGCCATATTTTATGAGGATTCGTTTGCCTCTAAACTTCCTGATATATGGAAGAGCTTCAGCGAGTATACCCGCTCTCATCTCCGGAGAAACAGGTTGTGGAGTTTTATCGTTGGTCATTCGAAATCTCTCGTTTATCGGCGCAGCCGGCGAAATATCGAATCGTCGTCGGCTTTCACGCGCTAAAATTTCTATTTTAACATGAACTTCTAAAATTCGTTAAGGAAAATTATTGATTTTCACGCGTTTTTCACAGCGTTAACAATCATTTGATGCCCCAGGTTCGTAAATCGTATTGTTTCATCAATCAATTTCCTGAACGGCTTCAGCGGTTGAAACACTGTTTCTAGTTCCTCTTCAGGGTGGTACAGCTTCTTTCTCAAGTTAAAGGATCTGGTTCTCACCTGGATTTTCCGGAATCCTACCGACTCCAGGATTTTCACAATTGTGACCGGATCAAAAAGAACTATATGGTCAGAGCCGTTCAGATAAACCCACTCAGGTCCGTTTACCATCCTGGACAGGGAGTTGAAATTTGTCGTTGAAAGACGCAACAGGCCACCGGGTCTCAAGCTTGTATATGCTCTCAGCAGACAGGCTCTTGGAGATTCCAGATGTTCAATCACGTCCCAAAGTCTTATCGCATCGAATGATCCTTCGGTTGCCTCGAATTTTTCCGCTCCCGATGTGATTATTCTCTTGATACCCTTATTAATAAGATTTGCAATAGCTTCATGGTTGATCTCTACTGCCCAGGTCTCCCAACCCATAAGTCTCGCCGTGTTCAGGAACCAGCCCTTGCCGGGTCCTATTTCCAGTATTTGGTTTAGCTTCCGGTAATTTCCAAATATCGCGAGTTCCCGACAAATTCTATTTAGCTGGCGGGTTGAAAGTTTATCCTCACCCATTGCGCCGGTTCCGGAAACTCTCTGATATTGCTCGTGGAATTTTAGATGTGGATCTACAAAAACAAGTCCGCAATCCCAGCAACGAACATGCCTAAAGCCTTCTTTTTCAAAGATAAGACTGGAATTGTCCGACCCGCACAAGTCACATACTCTGTGAACCTTTTCCTCAAATTGACATGTTGATTGACATGGGCCCATGATCTGCTTATCGCCAACAAATGGTATTCTTGTCAAAATATTTTAGTTTGAATACCTTATCAACATATTATCACTTGTTTTTAATCGTATCGCCTTGATTACTTTGATGAGTCGTGATAAATACTTGGTAATTATATATTAGTAAGTTATTAGGAGCTTATGCTTGGAGCTTAAAGCCATTGCTGATTTCTTGTTTGAGGTTGGGATGCTTAAACGCACCCCCAGATCCGGTTTTCAGTTCCTGGGAACGGGAAAAGAAACGGTAGCGGAGCATAGCCTTCGCTGCGCGGTGATTGGTTACACTCTCTCCCGGATGTCCGCGGAATCTGACACCTCCAGGGTAGTCTTGATGTGTTTGTTTCATGATCTTGTAGAAGCCCGGACCGGAGACCTCAATTACGTAAACAAGAAATACGTGATCGCAGATGAAAAGTCTGCGGTGAGAGATATGACGGCCAATTTGCCCTTTGGTGAAGAAATCAGACTCTTAACCGAAGAATTCAATTCAAGGACCTCTTATGAATCGCAGCTTGCCAATGACGCTGACCAGATTGAGATGATACTCCAACTCAAGGAACTCGGAGATCTCGGCAATCCATACTCTCGAGAATGGATACTGACCGCTACCAAGAGGCTTCGGACGGAAAAAGGAAAACAACTGGCCCGGAGTATAATGAATACTGATTTCTCAGCATGGTGGTTCCAGGAAAAAGATGACGAGTGGTGGATACACGCTGTCAAACCCGAAGAGAGCGAAAAGTAGTCTGTATCCCCAAAAAATATGTTCCGGATCAAAAACGGTTTGACAGTGGGTAAAAGGTGACGTGCCTCATGACAAAGATTTCGTTTTTAATGTCAGGACCAAATTTGATTTCGATAATTCTCGGCGCAGCCATTATGATTGGGCTCCCCTCGTGGTCCGAGGCTATGACCGTGAACCCCGATGAGTGGCCGGGGATTGTAGCGGGGGCCTCCGGCGCGGGTGAGGCTCTGAAACAATTCTCCAACTCGTCCGGCCATCTGCTCAAAACCAACGAAGAGCCAAAAGCGAGATATCAGTGGCTGTTTAAGGAATCCCCGTCATCACAACCAAATGTGGATTATGACAATGTAAAACTGCTTGAAAAGCTTGATAGGGAAGTTCGGGAGGCAAGAAGGCTATATCTTGCGGGAGAAATCGAAAACTCCATTTTGAAATACAGAAACGCTATCGATCAGTTTGAGTATTTGCTGGACGATACCCCGCCGGCCCATCCTCTCCTGAAAGATCTTGAACAGAGATTTTCTCTTTTTGAAGAAGTGGCCACCAAAATTCTGGGGCCTATAACTTCGGATGTTCAGGAACAGAACTCTCCCCGGATATTCCATCTTATGGAAAAAAGAAGACTCGCCCGGCGTAATCTGGCGATGAAAAAGGCCGGATTGATCGAGCCGTTCGATGTTCCGGCTTCCTTGATGAAACTTGAGAGCGAAACATTGAACCAGCTTGTCCAGACCAAGGGGAAGAGGATTATTCATCCATCGGAACCAACCGAGGATGAACTCAGGAACCAGATTGTAGAATTAAGACGCAAAATTCAAAAGGATTCTCCTACCTGGACCTTGTTCCAAAAAGGCTCCCCAGTGACCCTGGCGGAAATACAAAAAGAAACACTGGGACCACATGAACTCATTATGGATTTCAACCTTCTTTCAGACCGAATGGTCGTGGGATTGATATCCAGGGAAAAGGCTATTTATACCCAATCTGCCATTCACAGAGCCGAACTAGACAAGGCGATCTCCAATCTTCAGGAAAAACTGAGGGATTACTCGACCGGTGACCAGTCCACCTTTATGGGGCACGCATGGAAGGAGCCTTGTCGTCGGGTTTATAGACACCTGATAGGAAAACTGCCACCAATCTCCAAAGAAAAAACCACCATATTGGTCATTCCAGACAGATCGTTATGGTATACCCCCTTCTCGCTCATGCTGGATTCCGAGGATCGCCCGTTTGGTCAAGACAGGCTGATATGTTTTGTCCCATCGGCCGACATACTAAAAGGCATGAGAGTCAAGGAAAATAACAAATCTAAATCAACGACCAAGAACGATCTTCTTGTATTCGAATCTATCCCCTGGGTTTCTGAAGCTAGCCTCAAGGAGAACTCCCCATCGGACAAGCCTCAAAAGAAAGCAGCGGTTAAGATTACGGAAGGAGAAAAGATAGAAAGGCTGATTTTGTCAAACAGCGTCTATCCGAGGCCTTCGGACGTAGTTGTAGGGGTCCAAAAAATATTCAGGAATTTTGAGGTGTTCGTCGGCCCGACGGCGACTGTTGATAGATTTCTCAGTGTTAAACCGCGTTCCGAAAAGGTCTCCATCCTTGCTGTCCCATTGGAAGTGCAGGATTTGGTCATGGATGACAAACAGCCTTGTTTTTTCTTCTCCCCGGACAAGACTGGCGAAAGGCGTTTTCTGATAAAAAATCTTTTTTCTATGCCGATGTATTCCGGAATGACAGTTTTGCCTATAGCGTGGTTTGAAATCCGCGATCCTGACAACTCAAATGGCGATGGCCCGTTGCTGACGTGCCTGGCCCTGCTTTACACAGGATCGAGAATCACCCTGATCAACTATTCTGACCCAAACTGGGGATCAGAACAGCCATTCCTAACAACTGTCCTCAAAAAAGTAGCGGCCAAAGAAACGCCCATTCAGGCGCTGGCTGACGCCCCGAGGGAATTGCCGAGCGGCATGGATTCTTCTTTTAACGGTAAGCCGCCATCCTGGTCGGGTTGGATCCTTCTCGGAGACCCGGAGAGATAAGGCTCGTGAGGGGGTGGCTGGTAGCGAATCGATCCCCGCGTTGCCAGGCAGGAACGCGGGTACGGCTAACGCTAACCGGCCAGGAAGTCTATTAAGCGGCCAGTTTTTTGGATAGCCTGGATATTGTTCTCGATGCCGTATTCCTGTGAAAAATTCCCTTGGTGACACCCTTACTCAACAGAGACATGGTAGAGTTAAGAAGAATTGACGCTTCGGGAGTTTTTTCTTCAATTGCTTTGAGATATTTTTTGACGGCCGTTTTAACTTTGGACTTGTAGGATATGTTTCTTAGGCGCTTCTTCTCGTTCTGGCGCATTCTTTTAAGTGCTGACGGATGATTAGCCATTAATAGCTCCTTTTATTTTTCGCCCTTTCGCCGGTGTTTTGTTCCCGCGAATTCATAAGCGACGAGACGCGCTTCTCCAGCGCTCGTGATCAATTCTTCTATATCTCAAAAAAATGCGTATCATGTCAATAGCTTTTTGATGAAATCGCATAAAATAAGGCCTCTTCCATTCATTAGCAAAAAAGGTTAATTTAGTTCGAGAGCAATAAAATTGCCTTCTCGTTTCCGCTTGGCGGGAAGGACCGTCAGGTTTAACATTTTTTCATGCCCATCATTCGAAAACAAATCATCCTCAAAGGAATTTTACAGGGAATAGGTTTCAGGCCTACTGTTTATAGACTCGCTGTCAAACACAGGTTGTCGGGTTGGGTTGTGAACACAACCGGGGCTGTTCGCATAGAGGTGGAAGGAAACCAGGATCGATGTCAAAAATTTGTTGATGAACTGCCATCGTCCGTGCCTTTTCCTGGTCGAATAGACGAATATCGGATATTTGAAAAATCAGTTACGGGCGCTACGTCTTTCATGATTCAGCAGAGTCTGGAAACCCAGCGAGATATTACCCCAATCCCTCCCGATGTCGCTACTTGCCCCTCTTGCGCTTCCGAACTCTTCGATCCTCAAGATAGAAGATTCCTGTTTCCTTTCATCACCTGCACGCTATGCGGTCCCCGGTTTACCGTAGTCAGATCATTCCCATACGATAGAGACAGGACCAGCATGGCGGATTTCGTCATGTGCGATGAGTGCCGCAAAGAATACGAAAATCCTCTTGATCGCCGGTTTCATTCACAGACCAACTCATGTCCTGTTTGCGGTCCTCGCATGCGACTGGTTGATAGAGCGGGAAACGAGATCGATGATGATCCGGTCATGGGGGTCATAAAGTTTCTGAAACAGGGTAAAATTGCGGCCATTAAAGGGATTGGCGGCTTTCATCTGGCTGTTGACGCTTATAACAGCAACGCCGTTCAAAGGTTGCGAGACTTGAAAAACAGGCCTGAAAAACCCTTCGCTATCATGACGCGAGATCTTCAAGAGGCGCGGAAACTCTGTGAAATTGACGCGGCCGAAGAACAGGCCCTCACATCCGCAATGGCGCCGATAGTTTTGCTTAGATCCAATGGGGCCAAAGTTGCGCCGGAGGTCGCTCCTTTTGTCGGTTCTTTGGGCGTAATGCTCCCATATTCGCCAACGCATCATTTGTTGTTCAGGCGCCCCTCCTTCGAGGGCAGCGACTGTCTCTCAGCATTGGTAATGACATCAGGAAACCACTCGGATGAACCAATAGCTGTGGAAAACGGGGACGCTCTGCAGCGACTGGGATCAATCGCCGACGTCTTCCTCATTCATAATCGCCAGATCGTTTTGAGAGCGGATGATTCAATCGTAAGGGTCATAAGAGGGAAGCCTTCGGTTTTCAGACGATCCAGGGGTTATGTCCCTATGAGTTTTCGTTTTCAGAAATCGACAAGTTTTTCAGACGGCGATAGAGTGGAGATCCCCGGAATCCTTGGCGTAGGAGCGGATTTGAAAAACGCCCCTGCGATTGTCAGCCGTGGCTTGATTACACCCGGTCCACACGTGGGAGATCTTGAATCGCCTGAAGCTCAGGACCATTTCACTCGTTCAATTGATATACTGACCAATTATCTGGAGGTTACCCCATCGGTCATAGCGTTTGACCCCCATCCAGGTTATTTCAGTTCACGTTTGGCTCAACAGCATGACAAACAATTGATTCCAGTCTATCATCATCACGCTCACGCTGTCAGCTTGCTTGTTGAAAACGGACTGGACGGTCCGGCTCTTTTTGTGGTTTTTGATGGGACAGGCTATGGAGAGGATGGAACAATATGGGGTGGAGAATTTTTACTGGCGGACAGGTCATCCTTTCAACGTGTAGCGCGGCTTGGGCTATTCCCTCTGATCGGGGCCGAGATGGCGATCCGGGAGCCCCTTAGAATCGCTGCGGGCTTGCTCGCTCTCTCTAATGGAGGGACAATCCCGGCCGGCGCCCTCAAGCTGTTCGGCGCAGCTTCAGCTAAGACCCGTCTATGGTTAGAAGCATGGGAAAAGGGAATAAACACTCCATTAACGTCGTCCGCAGGCAGGTTGTTCGACGCTGCCGCGGCGCTTACGGGATTTAGGCGCCCCGTAACTTTCGAGGGTCAGGCGGCGATGTGGCTTGAATCTATAGCTGACGCAAACGATAACTATTCTTACAAAATAGAATTCAATGAAACGGAATTGCTGGAACCTGACGTGGCTTCATTGACTCGTTGTCTGGCTGAAGAAAGTTTGGCCGACGTTTCGCCTGCAAGGCTGGCAGCGCGATTTCACAACTCAGTGGTGGAATTGATTGCGGAAACGGTCCGAAGATTAGAACATCTGATTCCTGACAGAAAAGTGGGATTGACGGGAGGCTGTTTTCAAAACAAGCGACTCGTTCAAACAGCCGCTGAAAGGCTTGAAAAGGACGGCTTTGATGTTTTACTCCACAGTAATGTTCCTGTTAATGATGGCGGTATAGCAATCGGTCAGGCTATGGCCGGCATGGAAATCTGGTTGAGAGAGAATCGAACAAAATTTGGACAAAGCGGAAATTTACGTGAAAATTAACCTTTCCGGTCTTGTGAGGATGTGATTCATGTGTTTGGCCATACCAATGGTACTTGTTGAAATATCCGGTCCCGGCGTTGGAAAAGTGGACGCCGGGGGTGTAAAAACCGACGTTAGCCTGACTATGGCGCCGCATGCGAAGGTAGGAGATTACCTTATAATACACGCTGGATTCGCCATTGAGGTTCTTGACCATGAAGAGGCCTCAATAAGGCTGGATCTGTTCAAAGAGCTTGCGGAAGCTACAAAAAATGAGGCTGTAGATTGAAAGTTGAAACGGAAAAACACGCGGCGAAAAAACTTGCCGCGGACATTAACTCCATGTTGTCCGAATACCCAGGATCCATGAAGTTTATGGAAGTTTGCGGCACTCATACTATGGCGATTCATTCATCCGGCATAAAAAGCCTGTTCACAAAACGGCTTGGTCTGGTCTCAGGCCCCGGGTGTCCCGTATGCGTGACAGAAAAGCTTTTTATTGATCAGTCCATCTTCTTGGGAAAGGAGCTAGGGGTATGCCTGGTGACCTTCGGAGATTTGATCAGGGTGCCCGGATCTTCGGGCTCCCTGGCTGATTTCAGATCCCAGGGCGGCATGGTCAGGGTGGTTTACTCGCCTATGGACGCAATAGATATTGCCATTCAGGTTGCGCCTAAGCCTGCGGTTTTTCTCGGCATAGGGTTCGAAACAACCATTCCCACTGTGGCGGCCACAGTGAAAACCGCCCGGGCGAGAAACGTGCAAAATCTTTTTGTATTGCCGGCTTTCAAGACTATCCACCAACCTCTGAAAATGCTGGCTTCTCAGAAAGATTTGACCGGATTCCTGTTACCTGGTCATGTTTCAGCCATAATTGGGGCCGATTCTTATAAATACCTCGCTTCGGAATACTCAAAACCAGGCGTCATCGCCGGCTTCGAAGGACTGGACATACTCCTGGCTCTTAGAAGCCTGGTCCGTATGACCATTAATAAGGAACCGAAGATCGAGAACAACTACAAAACCGTGGTTCGCCAGGAGGGTAATATCTTTGCCCGGGCATTGATAGATGAGATCTTTGAACCCTCCGACGCTTCATGGAGGGGCCTGGGATTGATACCTGGCAGCGGTCTTGCCTTCAAATCCCCCTACGAAGAGTTTGACGCCTTGAACCGGTTTAACGTCGAGGTTCAGGAAGAGCCGGATGACCCACGCTGCAAGTGCGCCAGGATTCTCACGGGAGAACTGACTCCAAATCAGTGCGGGCTGTTTGGGAGGGAATGCGTTCCGGAAGAACCGGTTGGTCCTTGCATGGTTTCATCAGAAGGCACATGCGCGGCTTATTATAAGTACGGAGGGGTT
This window of the Desulfomonilaceae bacterium genome carries:
- the argB gene encoding acetylglutamate kinase, which encodes MTNDKTPQPVSPEMRAGILAEALPYIRKFRGKRILIKYGGSAMTNNDLKRDFAEDVALLSFIGVKPVIVHGGGPQIGALLKKLGKESKFVKGLRVTDEETMDVVEMVLVAKVNKDVVSLINSYGGRAVGISGRDGQLIRAKKAKPARLAGIDEDLGLVGEVERINPDLIASLEDRGFVPVIAPVGAGPQEKPYNINADTAAGAMAAALEAEKLLLLTDVPGVLDSQNNLISSLSEEEAEQLIKTEGISGGMIPKIKSCLSAIRGGVPKAHIIDGRVPHALLLELLTDEGIGTEIVREKAPGL
- a CDS encoding class I SAM-dependent methyltransferase, whose protein sequence is MGPCQSTCQFEEKVHRVCDLCGSDNSSLIFEKEGFRHVRCWDCGLVFVDPHLKFHEQYQRVSGTGAMGEDKLSTRQLNRICRELAIFGNYRKLNQILEIGPGKGWFLNTARLMGWETWAVEINHEAIANLINKGIKRIITSGAEKFEATEGSFDAIRLWDVIEHLESPRACLLRAYTSLRPGGLLRLSTTNFNSLSRMVNGPEWVYLNGSDHIVLFDPVTIVKILESVGFRKIQVRTRSFNLRKKLYHPEEELETVFQPLKPFRKLIDETIRFTNLGHQMIVNAVKNA
- a CDS encoding HD domain-containing protein, which produces MELKAIADFLFEVGMLKRTPRSGFQFLGTGKETVAEHSLRCAVIGYTLSRMSAESDTSRVVLMCLFHDLVEARTGDLNYVNKKYVIADEKSAVRDMTANLPFGEEIRLLTEEFNSRTSYESQLANDADQIEMILQLKELGDLGNPYSREWILTATKRLRTEKGKQLARSIMNTDFSAWWFQEKDDEWWIHAVKPEESEK
- the rpsT gene encoding 30S ribosomal protein S20 encodes the protein MANHPSALKRMRQNEKKRLRNISYKSKVKTAVKKYLKAIEEKTPEASILLNSTMSLLSKGVTKGIFHRNTASRTISRLSKKLAA
- the hypF gene encoding carbamoyltransferase HypF, yielding MPIIRKQIILKGILQGIGFRPTVYRLAVKHRLSGWVVNTTGAVRIEVEGNQDRCQKFVDELPSSVPFPGRIDEYRIFEKSVTGATSFMIQQSLETQRDITPIPPDVATCPSCASELFDPQDRRFLFPFITCTLCGPRFTVVRSFPYDRDRTSMADFVMCDECRKEYENPLDRRFHSQTNSCPVCGPRMRLVDRAGNEIDDDPVMGVIKFLKQGKIAAIKGIGGFHLAVDAYNSNAVQRLRDLKNRPEKPFAIMTRDLQEARKLCEIDAAEEQALTSAMAPIVLLRSNGAKVAPEVAPFVGSLGVMLPYSPTHHLLFRRPSFEGSDCLSALVMTSGNHSDEPIAVENGDALQRLGSIADVFLIHNRQIVLRADDSIVRVIRGKPSVFRRSRGYVPMSFRFQKSTSFSDGDRVEIPGILGVGADLKNAPAIVSRGLITPGPHVGDLESPEAQDHFTRSIDILTNYLEVTPSVIAFDPHPGYFSSRLAQQHDKQLIPVYHHHAHAVSLLVENGLDGPALFVVFDGTGYGEDGTIWGGEFLLADRSSFQRVARLGLFPLIGAEMAIREPLRIAAGLLALSNGGTIPAGALKLFGAASAKTRLWLEAWEKGINTPLTSSAGRLFDAAAALTGFRRPVTFEGQAAMWLESIADANDNYSYKIEFNETELLEPDVASLTRCLAEESLADVSPARLAARFHNSVVELIAETVRRLEHLIPDRKVGLTGGCFQNKRLVQTAAERLEKDGFDVLLHSNVPVNDGGIAIGQAMAGMEIWLRENRTKFGQSGNLREN
- a CDS encoding HypC/HybG/HupF family hydrogenase formation chaperone, whose protein sequence is MCLAIPMVLVEISGPGVGKVDAGGVKTDVSLTMAPHAKVGDYLIIHAGFAIEVLDHEEASIRLDLFKELAEATKNEAVD
- the hypD gene encoding hydrogenase formation protein HypD — encoded protein: MKVETEKHAAKKLAADINSMLSEYPGSMKFMEVCGTHTMAIHSSGIKSLFTKRLGLVSGPGCPVCVTEKLFIDQSIFLGKELGVCLVTFGDLIRVPGSSGSLADFRSQGGMVRVVYSPMDAIDIAIQVAPKPAVFLGIGFETTIPTVAATVKTARARNVQNLFVLPAFKTIHQPLKMLASQKDLTGFLLPGHVSAIIGADSYKYLASEYSKPGVIAGFEGLDILLALRSLVRMTINKEPKIENNYKTVVRQEGNIFARALIDEIFEPSDASWRGLGLIPGSGLAFKSPYEEFDALNRFNVEVQEEPDDPRCKCARILTGELTPNQCGLFGRECVPEEPVGPCMVSSEGTCAAYYKYGGVSIDA